Below is a genomic region from Candidatus Dormiibacterota bacterium.
TGCCGGCGCGCTTGCGGGTCCAGGCCGGCCGTGGGCTCGTCGAGGAGCACGAGTGGGGGGCTGTGAATCGTGGCAATCACCAATGAGACGCGTTTCTGCTGTCCCCCGGACAGCTGGCTGAAGCGCTTCGACGCTTCCTCCCCCAGGTGGACGTTGGCAAGCAGGTCGTCAATGCCGGCGTGGGTGAGCGGCACGCCGTAGAGCCCCGCATAGAGCCGGACGATCTCGCGGATCGTGAGATTGGATTGGAAGCTCGTCGACTGGAGCTGCACGCCCATTCGGGCTTTCGCCGCGGCTGGATTGGCGCGAGCGTCGACATCGCCGACCCGGATCGAGCCCGAGTTGGGCCGCACCAGGCCCTCAATCGCGCTGAGCGTGCTCGTCTTCCCGGCGCCGTTGGGGCCCAGCAGACCAAAGATCTCGCCTTCGTTGATGTCGAGCGACACACCGTCGACCGCCAGCTTCGGACCGTAGCTGACGCGGAGGTCTTCGATTTGAAGAGCAAGACCATGCGCGGCAGTCGGGCCGGTGGCTGTCACTCTGTTGGCCACATTATCGGCGATCCTGCCTTACACAGAGCTCACTGAATAGTGGCTTATCGAACTATTAAATAATGATTGCTATCGATCCCTACGATCCAACTCGGCCGGGAATCGTCGCGCCGCCTTGTTAGGCAGCCCCCAATACTGGTTGCTAGCGTTCGCAGCGGGCATCCTCGCTGTTGCGGGCTGGAATTCCGTACGAGCTCGCCGAAGTGGGGCCCGGCGAGTCGGCGATGTATCGCGAGAGGCCATCCACTACCGGCTACGAGTGTCGGTAAAGTACCGGACCGCGGATCTCGTTGGGATCGCGAGCGATAAATGGCGTCGACGCCTCGGATGGTCTCCCGTGACATACGTCAGGACCGCAGCGTTGATTGTCAGGGACTCCTCGATCCAGATCTTTCCGTCCCGGCCACGGTACATAGCGGGCTTGGGGCGGGAATGGGTTCTCGTTCCGGCCGAAACGCGGATCCGGGTATCCAATTTTCGCAGCCTCCTCTGGCCGTTCAATCAGACGCCGTTCATCGTCTTCTCCCGCGTCGAGCCAGATGGAAGCGAGATCGACCTGGTGGCGATCACCAGGCGGAGCCGGCTCGATGAAATTCAAGCAGCTTTGAAGGTCACCGGCGTTAAGACGAGCAACGACGCGGTTTAACCCGGCCCAAGCTACCCTGAGTCGGGCCGCCGGCGCGCTCCTGATCATTCTTGGACTGCTCCTGATCAGCGGCGTCTACCAATCGCTAGCCGGCTACCTCGCGCAGCCATTGACCGTACGCTAGGGACTGATAATGGAGGGAAAGATGGAGGGAAACAGCAATCTGCAACAGCGCCTGGCGGCGCTGCTCCGTGAGGCGGAGCGGGCGCACGGCGACTACGAGAAGTCACTTGGACATCGCGATGACGCTTGGCCTGACTGGTACGCGGCTTATATCGCGGAACGTCTGAGCACCGCGATATGACCACGGCATTCGTTGTGTCGTTCGACGAGAAGGCCCGCGAGTGGCTCACCGCGCATCCGAGTAAGGATGCGCTGGTGATGGCCTACCAGGACACGCTCTGTTGAGGTGGAGGTCACATCCGTGACCTGCGGCTCCGTCGGAGCCGGCCGCGGGACGAGGACTCCCAGCAGTTGGTGCACATTGGGGAGATAGCCGGTCGCCGGATCTTGCTCGACCGACGAATCCTGCCTCGGATGCCGAGCGCGATTCCAGTAACGGTCGGCGGCATTGGACCGTTTCGCGGTCTTCACCTCGGGTTTTCCGGCGAAGAGTGGGCCAGGCTCCTCTACGAGCCTGGAGCATAGACTGAGCAGCGTCTAATTTGCCGGTAGCGCGCTGGTCCTGCGCAGACTGGCGACTTCCCAGATGAGGCTCGTCTGGTTGGAGACCATCTTCAGGCCGTGCCGCTCCGCCGTGGCGATGATCTTGTTGGGCGGGTGGATAAAGACCTGGAACTGCTGGCGCGCTACTCGCAGGGCGAGGTCCCCCAGGCTTATCACCGCCCTCGTCCACCAACGCTCCTTGGGGAAGCTCATCACGAGGACTTCACGGGTGTGGTCGGCGGCGGCACCGGCCAGCTTCGGCATGTCGGGGTAACAACAGATGACGCGGTTCATGATGACGACGTCTGCCGCCTCCACCGCATCCGTCGCCTCAGCAAAGTCCATGATCCTGCGATCAACGCGATCCTCAAGCCCGGCCTCGCGCAGAAGGGCCTGCGCAGCCTCCTCATAGGTAGGGGTCAATTCGATGTTCACCGCCCGGGTGATCCCGGCCCTCAGAAGGTCGATCTGGATGGCGCCAATGCCGCCGCCCACTTCGAGCAGGGTGCGGCCTCCGATGCCCTGTTCCTTCAAAAACTCGGCGATACGTCGCGATGTCGGATCGAGGCCGCGACGCCGGTAGCGCCGCGCCTCAGCGTGCGCTCTCTTCTCGCTGAAGATCGAGCGGTAGCCCTGTGGTGAACAGCAGTCACTCATGCCCGGATTATCGTCCACGACCCCCGGGGGGATCATGTCGACCCGAGTAGTGCTAGGCAGCCAGCCGGGCATCAAACGAGTCCGGCCGTGCCTGCTTAATGCGCCAGTCCCTCGTTGGGCCCTCCCCTCATCGCGGTCCGATCTCTGCTGGCAGCCCGGACATGGCCGCCTGTCCAGGCGAGCCTGTCGGCTCGGCAAGAGGCAAGAGCTTGCCGCGCGCAGCCATTCCGGCCAGTTCGGTCCGCGAGCTGATGCCGAGCTTCGAGAAGACGTTGCGCAGATGGAAGTCGACTGTGCGCGGTGACAAGAAAAGGGTGCTGGCGATGTCGCGGTTGGAGCGCCCTTCACCCACGGCCTGGGCGATTCGGAGCTCTTGACGGGTTAGCTGCTCGATTGGGGGACGTCCTCCCCGGCTAACGGTCTCGCCCGTGGCGCGAAGCTCCGCGCGCGCGCGCTCGGCCCAGCGAACCGCGCCGAGCCCCTCAAACCGCTGCAGTGCCCCGCGCAGATACTCCCTCGACCGCCCGCGCTCACGATGGCGCCGGAGGAGCGAGCCGAGAGCCAGCTGCGTGCGTGCCAATTCGAACGGCCGTCGGGAAGCGGCGTGGTACGTAAGAGCCGTCAACAGGTTCTGCTCAGCAGCCTGGGGGTCCGAACCGAGGATTGCTCGGCCGTGAGAGAGACGCGCCAGGGCGCACGCGGCACCGCTCGACTCGGCGAAGCGGGCCCAAATCGCTAGCCAATCGAGTCCGCGGCCATTGCCGGTGGCCGCCGCAGCCTCGAAACGGTCGAGCGATGAGAAGGTCTGGATCACGGGATGCGTGATGGGCTCAAGCAGGCTCATCGCGTCATCGGCGCGGCCTTCGCCCAGCGCGAGGACGCTGCGGATCCAACTTGCTGCGTCGTGCACCAACTCCCGTGAGCGCGGACCTGCAGTTCCGAAGGCCTCCATCAGGTGCTTATCAACAAGGTCCCCGTTGCCTTGCATGGCATGAACCAGCGCGAGCCAGAGCCGGGGGTGCGAAGCGAGCTCTGCCTGGCCGGTCTCCTGCGCCAGTCGAACGGTATCGCCGGCGGTGATCGATCCCCCGGCGAGGTTCCCGGAAATGATTTCGGCGAGCGCCAGCCGCGCGCCGGCGATCGGGACGTGGGACAGAGAGCCGCGCTCGTTGGCCATCTCCACGATGGCCAGATGGAAGCGGTACGACCGGTCGTCGTCACCTGCCCAATCCGCCGCTCGCCCGGCCGTCAGCAGGGTTTGGGGCTCGTCAAGACTCTGCGCCAGTTCGATGGCATGGCGCAGATGGCCCATGCTGCCCTCGAGGTCGCCGGCCGATCGATCGCCGAAGCCGATCAGGGCTTCGCGCAGAACCTGCAGCTTCGGATTGTCACCGACCTCCCAGCCCGCCACCATTCGACCAAGCTCGATCTCACTCGGGTAGTCGAGGGCGAGGGACGCGGCCTCACTGGCGAGAGCGAGGAGCTCGAGGGCCCGCTCCGGATCGTGCGTTCGGACCTCGTTCGCGGCGGCGACGAGGACGCGGTAGGCACGATGGGCGTCGCCGACGCTGAGTTCGATGACGCCGCGGAGCGCCTCCACCTCCGTGCCGGCAACGATCGTCGGCGAGGCCCTTCGCGCACGATCCAGCAAGTCCTTCGCCGCGCGCGGCTGGCCGCCCATCCAGGCCGCTTGCGCGGCGTCGTACAACATGGACGCTCGGGTAGACGCCTCGGTCGATAGCTCCGCGGCACGCTCGAACGCGCTGACCGCCTCGACAAACGCGCCTCGGCCCGCGGCGCGCTTGGCCGCCTGGGCGAGTGCGTCAGCCACGGCGTGATCCGGACGGACGGCTGCGGCGGAAAGGTGCCACGCATGACGATCGGGGTCCCCGGCTTTGGTCAGCTCGGCGAGGGCGCTGTGGACCTGTTTGCGATCCTCGACGGTCGCGCGTCCGTACACGAGCGTTGCGATCAATGGATGGCTGAAACGGACGTCGCCGCCGCCAACCTGGAGGAGCCCATTGGCGATCGCGGCGTCGAGGACGGCCGGATCGACACCGAGGATCTCGGCCGCTCGTAGGATCGTGTGCAGCTTACCCGAACCGTCCGCGGCGATCGCCAGAAGGAGGGTGCGGGTATCAGTTGCCAGGTCCTCGATCCGCGAGGCAAACGCTTGCTCCACCCGACGGGTTAATGGCAGTGGATTGGGCAGCGGTTTCCATCCGCGGAGCTGACCAGGTTGAAGAAGCCGCACGACCTCGATCAAGGCGAGTGGGTTGCCACCAGTCGCCTCGTGCAATCTCCGGGCGACGTCTGGCATCACTCCCGGACCGGCCTCGCGGGTGATGAGGTCGATGGCCGCCGAGAGGTCGAGCTCACCGAGGTCGATCGTGGGCAGGCTCCGCTCACCGATCGCCGCCCATTCATCCCGTCGCACTGTTAGCAGCAGCGAGATGGGCGTGGCATTAAGGCGCCGAGCAACGAACAGCACTGCGGCGCGCGATGCGGCATCGGCCCAGTGAAGGTCATCAACCACGCACAGGACGGGCCGCTCCGCCGCGGCCGCATTAAGCAGCCCGAGAGCGGCGAGAGCGACGACGAACGGGTCCGGCTGGGCACCTTCGTCGAGACCGAGTGCAACCCCGAGCACCTCTTTTTGGCGTGGCGGGAGGTCGCCGCGAAGTTGGATGATCGGCTGGAGCAGTTGATGCAAGCAGGCGTACGGCAAGCCCATCTCGGCTTCGACGCCCAGCGCTCGGAGGAGTCGGAGGTCGCCTGCCCAGATCGCGCTCTCGAGGAGCGACGTCTTGCCCATGCCCGGCTCACCGACGATCGCAAGGGCTGAGCCACGGCCGGCAGCCGCCGCTCCCCCGAACTGCTCGAGCCGGAGCAGCTCGGCAATGCGGCCGAGCAGATGGGGCCCTCGCTCACTACCAGCGGGGCTGGCCGGACGCGCTTCCGACTCCCTCTTCATCTGGCGCAACCTTGCCCTACCTCACCGACTGCCGGAGTGTAGACAGTTCGGAGGTTTTAGCTTACTCGCACCACCGGCGCCGAAAACCCGGCGATTCCGCCGGTGCGGCCCACCAGTGTGGTCAGGACACTGGATGCATGCAACACACGGCCGGGGACCCGTCCGACGACCTCTTCCCCATCGAGACGGCGGGACTCCCCGGCGCCTTAACCCCAACCGCCGTCCGTCTCAGAAACGGCGATCGATTCCAGCTCCGGATCGCCCCCGTGCTCAAGCGCATCGGGAACGCCGAGGTCCGGATGCTCGCCTACAACGGATCAATTCCGGGGCCGGCTTTGCACGTCGACCAGGGATCGGAGGTCACCGTGGACGTGACAAATCATGGCGACATCGAGGCAACGGTCCACTGGCACGGACTCAGGCTCGAGAACCGCTATGACGGCGTTCCGCACGAGACACAAGTCCCGATCAGCGTCGGTGCAACCTTCACCTACAGGATCACGTTTCCCGACGCTGGCTTCTATTGGTACCACCCGCACGTCCGTGAGGACTATGGGCTCGAAATGGGGCTATATGGAACGATCCTGGTCGAGCCTGCGGAACCGGCCTACTGGCCGCCAGCCGACCGCGAGCTGACGGTCACTCTGGACGACGTCCTGCTTGAAGGCGGACGGATCGCTCCCTTCCACAAGTCGGGCCCGACGTTCACAGCGATGGGTCGCTTCGGCAACATCCTGCTCGTCAACGGCGACACGGGGCTGAAGGGCGAGGCCAAGCGCGGTGAGGTGGTGCGCCTCTCTCTCGTTAATACGGCCAATACCCGGATCTTCAATTTCGCTGTCCGCGGAGCTCGGATGAAGCTCATCGGCGGTGACAGCGGGCGGTACGAGCGCGAGACTTTTGTCGATGAGGTGCTCATTGCGCCGTCGGAGCGCGCCATTGTCGACGTGCTGTTCGAGACGGAAGGCAACGTTTCGTTCGAGCACCGGACGCCGGGTCACAGATACGACCTTGGCGTCTATACGGTCTTCGGTGTCGGCGGCTCGGCGGCGCAACACGCCTTCGACCGCTTGCGCCTTGACCCGGAACTGACCGCGACTCGGGAATCGATTACGGACTACGTCGAAAGAAGACCCGACAAGGTGCTGGCCTTTGTCTCATCCATGCCCCTCCTGTACGGGGGCGACGCCCCGGCAGCCTCCGCCTACGCGTGTCCCATGCACCCGGAGGTCATCGAATCTGAGCCCGGGCGTTGCCCGAAATGCGGGATGAGGCTGATTCCGTCCAGCACATCGGCGATGGTGGGACACCAGTTGCACCAGGACGCCATAGACAGGGCTGGTGGCGACGGCATCGAGTGGGAAGATCTCATGCCCGAGATCAATCGGGCGTCCAATCCCAGCAACATGATCTGGAAAGTCATCGACCGGGAGACCGGTGCGGAGAACGGTGCGATTTCGTGGGCTTTCGATGTGGGCGACCGGGTAAAGATTCGGCTCGTCAATGAGATGGACTCGGATCATCCGATGCACCACCCCTTCCACTTCCACGGCGCCGGCCGGTTCCTCATCCTGTCCAGGGACGGCCAACCGGAGACCAATCTCGTCTGGAAGGACACGGTCCTCGTGCGCGCGGGCCAGTCCATCGACATCTTGCTGGACGTGTCGAATCCCGGTCGCTGGATGGCCCACTGCCACATTGCGGAACACAACCAGAGCGGGATGATGTTCAGCTTTGACGTGCGGCGGCGCTCTGAGCCGGTCCGCTTATGAGGGCCTTGGCCGTCCTGGCGATGGTCTTTGTGCTGAGCGGGTGCGGAGCGGCGCCGTCAGGCAGTCCCCTGCCGGCGGCGACGCCTACCCCCTCCATGCCAAGCGCGGCTGCGCTAACGGCGCTGGCCGATCAAGTCTTCCCGCTGAATACGACGTTTGGCTACTACGTCGAGTGCATCAACCTCAAGGAGAACGGCGCCGCGCGGCCCGGTGGTAACGACTACTCGGGGTGCCCAATAACCGACGCCCTGCGCGCCCGAATGGTGGCGACGCAGGCGCACTTTTGTCCCTGCGAGCAGAATCCGTCGGTCGACCGGGCGATCAACGTTACGCCCGTAGCTGGGGGCGGCATCGCCTCGGTACGCCTCTACCACGGCAACGTCCATGCGGAACTCGTCATCCTCTCGGTGAATGGACGGTTGCTCGTCGATGACCTGCCCGCAAAGGGTGACGCCGAGAACGGAACCAGCACGCCGATCACCTTCCAGGACAAACCCAGTTCTACCGCGTCGCCGACGGCGCAGCCGAGCGTGTTGCCCGGCTCGCGCGTGCTCATCGTCCCGTGGTACCACCAGGCCTTCGCACTGAGTTGCGAGTCGGCGTCCCTGCGGATGGCCCTCGCGTACCAGGGGATCGCGACCACGGACGCCGCCGTCCTCAACATCATCGGGAGCGATTTGCGACCGCCGACTTTCGATAACGCCGGGATGCACTGGGGCGACCCCTTCGCCACCTTCGTAGGCAACGTCAGTGGAAGCGAGATCGCGTTGACCGGCTATGGCACCTACTACCCGACGATCGCGCGCGCCGCGGGCGTGCTCGGTGGTCGCGTCCTTCGGGCGGGCCAGGGCATTCCTCCTGCCGATGTCTACGCCGCGGTCCTGACCGGCCACCCCGTCGTCACGTGGGTCACCTACAAATGGGTCATCCAGCATCGGCGGGACTACACCGCCTTCGATGGTAGAAAGGTTGCCTACGCCGGCCCGGGGGAGCACGCCGTCGTGGTGGTTGGCGTGACCCCGACCCGCGTGCTCATCAACAATCCCGAGTCCGGGCCGGAATGGATTTCCAAGAGCACCTTCGAGCCCGTCTACGCGACGTACGACGACATGTCGGTGATCCTCGCTTGATCACCCAAACACGCTCCACACTTAACGGGAGGACAACATGATGATGAAGACGACGATGAAGAGAACAGACGAAGAAATTCCTAGCGGTGACCGCGCCTTGCTCCGGGTATCAGCCACGCTCCTGTTCGCGGGCGTGGCGGCCTCCTTCTTGATCGGTATCTTCCACCCCAGCCAGCAAAATCCCAACGACCACCAGGCCGTCTTCGCCGAGTACGCGAGCAGCAGCCTATGGAAAGCTGTCCACCTTGGCCAGTTCGTTGGGATGGCGCTTGTCATCGCCGGACTGCTGGCGCTGTTCTTTGCTCTGGACGTCCCCACTCGCAAGCGCGGATGGATAGCTCGGTTCGCGGCGGTTTCCGCCGTTACCGCGCTCGCGCTTTATGGAGTTCTTCAAGCGGTGGATGGGGTCGCGCTGAAGCAGGCCGTTGATCATTGGGTCAACGCCCCTGACGCGGAGAAAGCCGCACGATTCGCGAGCGCTGAGTTGGTCCGCTGGCTCGAGTGGGGCGTCCGAAGCTACCAGGAACTCACGTTGGGCCTTTCCTTGATCCTCTTCGGGATCGCCATCTTCTGGATGGCCAGGATTCCCCGGCCGATTGGCTTGCTATTGGGGTTTTCGGGCCTCGCCTACGTCGTGCACGGGATTTTGCTGGGCTATGAAGGCTTCTCTGCAACAGGCGCGATGCCCCAGTTGGCCGCCTACCTGTTTGTGATTGCGGCGGCCGTCTGGCTTCTCATTAGCGCGTGGCGACCATCCCGCCCTTTGTAACCGCGAGCCAGAAGGTGCCACCTCCCTGGCGCCCTCCCCCGCAGGGCGGGGGAGGGAGAACTCCGAAGGGCTTATGCGACGACCGGTCGTGGTTGCGTCGCGCTAACGAAACCGAAATACGCGAGGATTCCACCGGTCGCGAGGTGAATGACAACGTCAAATCCGCCAATCGGGAGCAGGTTGAGGGGATTGTTGACGAAGATTCCCACGATGCCGATCAGAATGAGGACGACACCGAAGACCTGGCAGAACTGCCGTGAACGCGCGAGGCTGCCGGCCGCGGCAATGCCCGCGATGCCGATCACGAGATGGACGATGTTGTGCAGCAGATTGATCGGAACAAACCCGAGGAGGTTGCTATTCGTCTGCGTGTAGCTGCCTCCCACGAACGGTGCCAGTCCAAGCACCCCCACCAGCAGGTAGATGACTCCGAACGCGAGCGCGACGGTCTGGACAAGTGAGCGACCTCTCATATTCACGCAACCTCCATATCAAAAGATATCCACATGCGGGACTCATCAGGTGCTACGCACTAAGGGGACGCTTGGATCACTCGGACGTGAGGCAGGCCGGGTAAGACTGGTTTCCGGCACAGGGGCCAATGGTGGCGAGAACCTGCGCCTGACCGACGGCTCTGTCGATGACGCCCTTCGTGGCGATGCCCTGCTGCATCAGACGCGCTTCGAGGATTCGATAGCGGAGCAGCGACGAAAACTCCAACCGGGCAAGCCCCGCTTGGTCCAGGTTCTGCTCGAACGCCACCGGCCCTCCGAATGCCTGCTCCGCCGCTGACAACGCCTGGGCGAGGTCGGCGGGCGTCACGGCGATCCCGCGCGCGCCGGCGAGCTGGTCGACAACGGCATCGTGCACCAATTCCCTGATAACCGCCGATTCGATCGCCGCGCGGCGACGCTGACCGGAGGCGGACTGCCAGTTGACCAGCGCGCCGGTCCGCTCGAACTTGTGCTGCTCGGTGGCGACGATCGACTGGTACAGGTCGACGGAGACGGCCCGGCCGTTGACCGTCACTGCGG
It encodes:
- a CDS encoding ABC transporter ATP-binding protein; translation: MTATGPTAAHGLALQIEDLRVSYGPKLAVDGVSLDINEGEIFGLLGPNGAGKTSTLSAIEGLVRPNSGSIRVGDVDARANPAAAKARMGVQLQSTSFQSNLTIREIVRLYAGLYGVPLTHAGIDDLLANVHLGEEASKRFSQLSGGQQKRVSLVIATIHSPPLVLLDEPTAGLDPQARRQLWDRIERLRDIGRSILLTTHSMEEAQAVCHRVAIIDRGKLLTVDTPAGLIEKHKDDPRVRKVAHGQVTLEDVFIGLTGSDLRD
- a CDS encoding class I SAM-dependent methyltransferase, yielding MSDCCSPQGYRSIFSEKRAHAEARRYRRRGLDPTSRRIAEFLKEQGIGGRTLLEVGGGIGAIQIDLLRAGITRAVNIELTPTYEEAAQALLREAGLEDRVDRRIMDFAEATDAVEAADVVIMNRVICCYPDMPKLAGAAADHTREVLVMSFPKERWWTRAVISLGDLALRVARQQFQVFIHPPNKIIATAERHGLKMVSNQTSLIWEVASLRRTSALPAN
- a CDS encoding LuxR C-terminal-related transcriptional regulator, with product MKRESEARPASPAGSERGPHLLGRIAELLRLEQFGGAAAAGRGSALAIVGEPGMGKTSLLESAIWAGDLRLLRALGVEAEMGLPYACLHQLLQPIIQLRGDLPPRQKEVLGVALGLDEGAQPDPFVVALAALGLLNAAAAERPVLCVVDDLHWADAASRAAVLFVARRLNATPISLLLTVRRDEWAAIGERSLPTIDLGELDLSAAIDLITREAGPGVMPDVARRLHEATGGNPLALIEVVRLLQPGQLRGWKPLPNPLPLTRRVEQAFASRIEDLATDTRTLLLAIAADGSGKLHTILRAAEILGVDPAVLDAAIANGLLQVGGGDVRFSHPLIATLVYGRATVEDRKQVHSALAELTKAGDPDRHAWHLSAAAVRPDHAVADALAQAAKRAAGRGAFVEAVSAFERAAELSTEASTRASMLYDAAQAAWMGGQPRAAKDLLDRARRASPTIVAGTEVEALRGVIELSVGDAHRAYRVLVAAANEVRTHDPERALELLALASEAASLALDYPSEIELGRMVAGWEVGDNPKLQVLREALIGFGDRSAGDLEGSMGHLRHAIELAQSLDEPQTLLTAGRAADWAGDDDRSYRFHLAIVEMANERGSLSHVPIAGARLALAEIISGNLAGGSITAGDTVRLAQETGQAELASHPRLWLALVHAMQGNGDLVDKHLMEAFGTAGPRSRELVHDAASWIRSVLALGEGRADDAMSLLEPITHPVIQTFSSLDRFEAAAATGNGRGLDWLAIWARFAESSGAACALARLSHGRAILGSDPQAAEQNLLTALTYHAASRRPFELARTQLALGSLLRRHRERGRSREYLRGALQRFEGLGAVRWAERARAELRATGETVSRGGRPPIEQLTRQELRIAQAVGEGRSNRDIASTLFLSPRTVDFHLRNVFSKLGISSRTELAGMAARGKLLPLAEPTGSPGQAAMSGLPAEIGPR
- a CDS encoding multicopper oxidase family protein — translated: MQHTAGDPSDDLFPIETAGLPGALTPTAVRLRNGDRFQLRIAPVLKRIGNAEVRMLAYNGSIPGPALHVDQGSEVTVDVTNHGDIEATVHWHGLRLENRYDGVPHETQVPISVGATFTYRITFPDAGFYWYHPHVREDYGLEMGLYGTILVEPAEPAYWPPADRELTVTLDDVLLEGGRIAPFHKSGPTFTAMGRFGNILLVNGDTGLKGEAKRGEVVRLSLVNTANTRIFNFAVRGARMKLIGGDSGRYERETFVDEVLIAPSERAIVDVLFETEGNVSFEHRTPGHRYDLGVYTVFGVGGSAAQHAFDRLRLDPELTATRESITDYVERRPDKVLAFVSSMPLLYGGDAPAASAYACPMHPEVIESEPGRCPKCGMRLIPSSTSAMVGHQLHQDAIDRAGGDGIEWEDLMPEINRASNPSNMIWKVIDRETGAENGAISWAFDVGDRVKIRLVNEMDSDHPMHHPFHFHGAGRFLILSRDGQPETNLVWKDTVLVRAGQSIDILLDVSNPGRWMAHCHIAEHNQSGMMFSFDVRRRSEPVRL
- a CDS encoding C39 family peptidase, giving the protein MRALAVLAMVFVLSGCGAAPSGSPLPAATPTPSMPSAAALTALADQVFPLNTTFGYYVECINLKENGAARPGGNDYSGCPITDALRARMVATQAHFCPCEQNPSVDRAINVTPVAGGGIASVRLYHGNVHAELVILSVNGRLLVDDLPAKGDAENGTSTPITFQDKPSSTASPTAQPSVLPGSRVLIVPWYHQAFALSCESASLRMALAYQGIATTDAAVLNIIGSDLRPPTFDNAGMHWGDPFATFVGNVSGSEIALTGYGTYYPTIARAAGVLGGRVLRAGQGIPPADVYAAVLTGHPVVTWVTYKWVIQHRRDYTAFDGRKVAYAGPGEHAVVVVGVTPTRVLINNPESGPEWISKSTFEPVYATYDDMSVILA
- a CDS encoding DUF4386 family protein, producing the protein MMMKTTMKRTDEEIPSGDRALLRVSATLLFAGVAASFLIGIFHPSQQNPNDHQAVFAEYASSSLWKAVHLGQFVGMALVIAGLLALFFALDVPTRKRGWIARFAAVSAVTALALYGVLQAVDGVALKQAVDHWVNAPDAEKAARFASAELVRWLEWGVRSYQELTLGLSLILFGIAIFWMARIPRPIGLLLGFSGLAYVVHGILLGYEGFSATGAMPQLAAYLFVIAAAVWLLISAWRPSRPL
- a CDS encoding DUF4383 domain-containing protein, producing MRGRSLVQTVALAFGVIYLLVGVLGLAPFVGGSYTQTNSNLLGFVPINLLHNIVHLVIGIAGIAAAGSLARSRQFCQVFGVVLILIGIVGIFVNNPLNLLPIGGFDVVIHLATGGILAYFGFVSATQPRPVVA
- a CDS encoding SurA N-terminal domain-containing protein, which gives rise to MLELRDVAGELRSQVARGTHADALGSGARRVRHKSGVGDAIRDPAVTVNGRAVSVDLYQSIVATEQHKFERTGALVNWQSASGQRRRAAIESAVIRELVHDAVVDQLAGARGIAVTPADLAQALSAAEQAFGGPVAFEQNLDQAGLARLEFSSLLRYRILEARLMQQGIATKGVIDRAVGQAQVLATIGPCAGNQSYPACLTSE